In Choristoneura fumiferana unplaced genomic scaffold, NRCan_CFum_1 Sck3bRy_162;HRSCAF=351_pilon, whole genome shotgun sequence, the DNA window GGTTCTTGATACGCAGGAAGTCTTCTTTAAACGAATCGAGCTGACTCTGCCGTAAGATGTGGGATTCAGCTAGACGTAAATCGTCCGCGGATAATTTTGTTGCCAAATTAGGAATAATATGGGTACTAGGAGAGGATGTGCAAGCCGGTTGGAAAGTGCATAAATTTCCTTCAAGACGAGGCAAATTAAAATGAGGGTCTCGTCTTCGCAGACTACGCATACgcaataatgaaatgaattgaTGCGCTTTTGCCGTTGCTCGCACCATTCTCATCCAAGAGCTGAAACGATTTGGATTTGCGGAGACTGGTATGGGCAGATCGGATTCAGTGATAAGATGAACAAGAGCACTAGGTTTATACTCTTCACGACCTAGTCCGCTGATGTCGATACGGGGCTCAGCGGGCCAGTCTGAAGAAAGAAGGAAATCAGGTCCTGCAATCCAACGACATTTTGAAGAAAGTACAGAGCGTTTAACACGTGTAGCATCATCTGCTACGTTTAAGTCAGTTGGAATCCAACGCCACTCGTCAACGTTCGTGAGTTCTAGTATCTCACCAATTCTATGTGATACGAATGGTTTGAGAGTGCGCGCATCACTACGAAGCCAACCCAGAGTAGTCATTGAATCACACCAGAAAATGCGTCTCAAAGGCTTCAATCGGTGGGCTTCGCATATAGACGTTGCGAGACGTGCAGCCATTAGAGCTCCTTGTAACTCCAAACGAGGAATTGAAACAGGTTTAAGTGGTGAAACTCTTACTTTGCTACAGATGAGAGAGAGTCTAACGTCACCATTCTCGTAATTAAAACGCCAGTAAGCGACAGCTGCAAATGCAGACTCACTCGCATCTGAGAATAGATGGAGTTCGCAATTCACTACCTCGAGATCACTCAAGTTATAGCGCCGTGGAATACGTAAGCTCGATATGGAGATTAGATCTTGGTACCATAACTTCCAAGCCGCGCAGTCGCCTTGAGGGAGCTCTTGGTCCCAGTCCAAACCCTTGCGCCAAGCGTCTTGAAACATTATTCGTCCGCGAACAACGATCGGTGCAAGGATCCCGAGTGGATCATAAATCCGCATCACGTGCACCAGCACCTCTCGCTTTGTGAACTTATCTGGCAAGCCCGCCTCTTTTTTTACACCCGTGTTAAAACCAATTACGTCGTGAGCGGGTTGCCAGATGAGGCCCAATGTACGAACGGGGGTGGCCAGGCGACCTAGATCTATGTCGACATCTTTGATCGTAGTTGCCTCTAGTAAGGATTCTTTTGGCAACAACGAAAGCGCTAAAGGATCGTTAGACGTCCAGCCACGCATCTCAAAACCAGCACGAGAATGGATGGTGTATATATCAGCCGCCAGCTTGGCGGCATCGCAGACATCATCAAGGCTAGTTATGCAGTCGTCCATATAATGGTCATAGACAATTGCTCGAGCTGCATCCGGATAAGTTTCCTGCCATTCcagtgcatttttattttttacgtaaaTGGCAGTAAACGGGCTGGACGCAGCGCCAAAAATCATGGACGACATGCGGAATGTTCTGATCGGTTCATTTGGGGTGTCACGCCACAGAAATCTTTGCGCGTCCCTGTCTCTTTCGATAATTTTAATTTGGGGAAACATTTCCCTAATATCTGCATTTAATGCTATTTTACCCTCTCGGAACCGCATCAGAATACCCAGCAGGGGTTGGAGCAGATCCGGGCCGGTCAATAACAAGGAGTTTAATGACACGCCGTGAGACTTGGCGGCCGCGTCATGTACTGTTCGCAATTTATTTGGTTTATTTGGGTTTATTACACCAAAATGCGACAGGTACCAAAGGGGACGCTCTAACTCGGGACTTGACAAGCAAGGTTCAGCGTACCCCTTTGACAACATGTCATGTATGTTACGACGGTAACGTTCAGCATAGCACGAGtctttaagcatttttttttctaagctgAGAAATCTAGATTTAGCCAACTTGTAACTGTCGGGTATATCCAGATTGTCAGCTTTCCACAACAAGCCTACTTCGAAACGGCCTCCCGCTAGGCGATGCGCCGTGCGCTCGAGAACCTGTGTGGCGCGCTCATCGTCAGCGCTGCGGGCTTCATTTTTGGAGATACCAATTGAGTCGAGTTTAAATTGTTCCCTAATGaggttttctaaaataaaacgaTCATTTTCTACTTCAGGCTCGTTCAGTGTGGTGTGGTTGACAACGTCAACTTGTCTAGTCTTGCTGCAACCGAAACCAAACAAAACCCAGCCCAAAGCAGTCAGAATAGCAACGGGTTGTGTCTTGGTTCCCTTGCGCGTAGCTATGGCAAAAGATAAATGCCAGTTATCAATACCTATAATCACCATTGGTTTAACGTCCTCATAACAAAAATTGTCAGCTATGTCGGCGAGGTACGGATACTTGCGCACGCTCTCGTGATGTGCAGACTGACGAGCAGCACCTAAACCACTAAAAGATCTCGCCTTTTTGATGCAGTGTGTTTCAGTCGAGTGGCGACCCTTTATATTGAAATTGACGTATTGTACGTTAACATCTTTTCCTAGACCACCTACACAATCTAAATGAATTAGTTTTTCCGGTCCCGTAGCACCAATCCTAGCAGAAAGGTCAGAGTCTATAAAGGTCCCTGTGGAGCCGTCATCTAATAATGCGTATGTGTTGACACTACCAGAAGGTCCTGACACGGTCACGGCAACTATTTTTAATAGCGGGCGAACGGAAGACTCTTTAGGTGACGATGAAGTTGCATGCGTCAATATTTCGTGGTCCGAGTCGTCGGACGGCGATGCCGGTGCGAGCGCCGTGGGCGCGCTGCAGGCCGCGGGCGCGTTGGAGATCGATGGCGCGGGCTCGTCGTCGTCATCGTCGTCTTCCACGTCGACGTGCGCGGCGACCGCGCGCTCAAGTTTTGACCCATGCAATAATACGTGATGACGCATGCCACAACCATCTACGCTACATACTTTTTTAGTGCAAGAAGGTTTGAATTTGTGAAAACCTTTTCGGAAACATCTGgggcataatttattatttttgataaactgCCACCTATCATTTACTgtcattttgacaaatttacTGCAATTAGATAATTCGTGAGTTTGTTTACATAGCGAACAAATATTTTCGGAATTATCAATCGTGTTTATTGGTGATGGAATGCTATTCGAATTATTTTCAGCAACAATATTTACCCTGTCTCTGTATGCGGTCTGCCGAGCGGCGCCGGGCGACGTATAATCCATCACGCCCCCAAACCTATACTGCAGATCGACTTCACGCGACAGGAAATCTGCGAACATTTCTATTTTCGAAACGCAATCAACACAAGAATGGGCATAATCCAACCAACGTGGACGCAGCAGTAAAGGCAGCTTGCTCCACAATGCTTGAAATAGCTCGGGTGAACATAAATAATCCGGCTGATTTAGCAGGCGGATAACTTCTACGCAGTTGCGTACCCGGCTCGCAAAAATAGCGAGATCTTTGCCGTCGTAGTTCACCTTAGGCAGTGCGCGCACCGCCGCCACCTCGTGCATGACGACGAGCTCGGGGCGGCCGAAGCGCGCGTCGAGCGCGGCCAGCACCgccgcgggcgcgcgcgccgccgccagcagccCCGCCACGGCCTCGCGCGCCGCTCCACGCAGAGCGCATGACAGCCTCGTTAAATTGTCACTTGCCGACAAACCTTGAGCTGTATTTTCGTAAGCTCGTTTTAGAGCTAACCAATCTAAATAAGACTTGCCGTCGAAAGTGGGCAAATCCGTCTTCGTGACGGGagaattaactttatttattaacttctcCAACGAATTAACTAAGCGCGTCACTCCTCCGTCTTCAGGACGATACTGTTGGGGAGAGCGATCACATGCCGCGGCACCCAGGCCGCGCGGTGCTCTCGGTCCCTGTGTCGCGCACTGGACCACGGTGTCATCGAATCTGAAAGGCGGGTTGGCACTAAGTAAATGTTGTTCGGTAGGATTAGGAATCACATTATTTACCCAATCCTGTACACTAGCACGACTACGCGTGCCGCGGCTACCGCCGCGCTGGCTAGCGCCCGCCTCTATGGCAGCGAGACTAGCTTTCAGCTCAAGTTCGGCAACATGCCGCTCTCGCTCTGCCTCAGCCGCCTGGCGCTCTGCCGCCGCCGCCTGGCGCTCTGCCTCCAGGCGCTCGCGTTCATTTTCTATGTCCGCTAGTCGGCGTGCGTGCAGGGCTTGAGCCTCCAGCTGCCGCGCCACTATGGTAGAGCGTGAGGTAGCGCCACTTGACGTGCGGGAAGGTGCCGACTGTGCGGCGTgtaggggcgggtccgcgcttcgctgcacggacgaggaagactcctgatgccgaaagggcgggtccgcgcttggctgcgcggacgaggaagactcctgttGCCCTGCCACGGATGTCACACCATCTCCCATATTGGGCACATTTACTTTTGCACTTTTGGAACGCGTATTCATATTTTTACCGGTAGATGGACCAATATTTTGGATTAAAAGAATAGGCACTGGTTTTCCGTTGGaacaaaagtataatcaaagtcacatctcaaaaatccatagacaaattaaaaatgtattaaaaactaaactactgcAAAAAGGTGTGCAATCTTGCACAGGGGGGTGTCGTTTCTCTGTAGGACTTCCGGGTAGAGCGTTTTCCGCAACAATCCACGGAGCCCTTCGCATCCACACCTTCCCGTCTCGCTCCAGGGGTGAGTCCTCCTCCCTTCGCTTCGTTCTACCGATGACCGGTAAGATCCCCTCCACACCCTTCCCTGTCCTGCTCTGACAAAATTCCTTCCAGGAGTCTATCTGAGCTTTAGCCGCCTCGGCCTCATACGCTCTTCGTGCTGGAGGTACTCCTCGACAACTTTCGCACGTCGTACTGGCGCTGCCCATTTTATTCTGCGTCGTCTGGTGGCGACCTCCTTCTTCATCTCCGCTAAACCTCTCggaccacaggcatagaaattTTTCCTTGGTCTTTTTCTTGGGGATCGTTATGCTCAAGTTTTGTCTAttatttctgtgtattttacTATTGCTCTATCTAATTCGTTggtgtttttaaattttggctATTTCTTCTATGGTCAATTTTTGTTCTGTTTGTAAATTGGCTGAATTTCTCATGAAATTCAGCCcaatttgctttctttgtgttgAATATTCTTTGTGGTCTGTTTATTGTAGTGCCTCTACTTGGTTTCAATGAAAGTTTAAAGGTTATGCCGTTGTGTTCGGAGCTTGTTAGCCCTTCTTCAACCTTCCAGTCGTCCACCAGATTCAGCAGGTTTTGTGGAGCACGCCTGTAACATCCACGTGGCTGCTGTAACGCTTCCCTCCCCTGATTGTGTCGAAGTTGGAGTTTTCCCGTTAATTGAGCACATTGAGGCAAGCTCTTCTAGAGTCCCGAAAAACTGTCCCCCCTAATGGTCTACCGTAGTACTGCCCACCAAGGGCTCTTTGCGTTGGCATCCCTCAAAGATAAGCCTCCCGTTCCGAGCTTCTTCTCAATCCACCTCAGATGCTCTATGTAGGGTTCTATGGGCTGATCGGCTCGAAGTAGTAGGAGACGAGCGCGACCTCCCAGGCGCTAGTCCGGAGACCTACCACCGTGATGTGTTGGTGGTGAGTTTTGGGGTACTGGATGACGTCAACTGTGGAGTCAAAGCAAATTGCGCTTTGTTGACGCTTCCGTCTCTTGTAGCGCCCTGGAAGACGCGCACGCCCCGTTAGTTCCTCATGACCCTAGCCCCTCCTAAATAGGGCTCCTGAAGTAGCGCGGCCGTTATCCTGCGCTTATCGGCTTCGATTAAAAGCTCCTCGGTTGCAAGCTTCTTTCTTTGAGGTTCGCCTGTATAAAGCCGTACTGATGGTTTGCCTGGCTGCCCTTAGCAGTATGCTACGGCCGACCGTGCCAGTAAATCCCACTTCTTCCTAACGGGACAGTCCTCGTTGAACACGTTGTGCTCGGCATCTTCAAGTCCCTGTCTAACGCAGTTCCTGCATCTCGTTGCACTCCTGACAGCCATCCGCACATTCCGCTCTTTAGATGGGGACCCCCACAGTAGCTGCAGACATCCGCCGGCTCCTTACAGAAGCGTCTGCCATGCCCGTAGCCAAGGCAGCGCGTGCACTGAACCAGCGGCGTCTGGTCTTCAACTCTTACCCGCTTGCAGTCAATGTGCAAACTCCCCAGGTCTATCGCCTTACGCCATATCACTGGGGAGGTGCCGATCACCACGTGATTCAAATGAGGATTCCTCAGCTTCTTCCTAAATCGAACTTCGATACGGTCGTCCTCCGCGCCGAGGCCACGGAACAGCTCCTGGTCTGGTTCCGAAGAGCCCCCAAACATCTCATCCGAGTTTATGGTGAGGACATTCTTCGAACCAAAAGCGGATCTTGTTTCGAATGTCCTCGGACGACGAGGTCGGCCGTTCTCCTACTTAGTCGGTTTTACTTGTCC includes these proteins:
- the LOC141445038 gene encoding uncharacterized protein; this translates as MRHHVLLHGSKLERAVAAHVDVEDDDDDDEPAPSISNAPAACSAPTALAPASPSDDSDHEILTHATSSSPKESSVRPLLKIVAVTVSGPSGSVNTYALLDDGSTGTFIDSDLSARIGATGPEKLIHLDCVGGLGKDVNVQYVNFNIKGRHSTETHCIKKARSFSGLGAARQSAHHESVRKYPYLADIADNFCYEDVKPMVIIGIDNWHLSFAIATRKGTKTQPVAILTALGWVLFGFGCSKTRQVDVVNHTTLNEPEVENDRFILENLIREQFKLDSIGISKNEARSADDERATQVLERTAHRLAGGRFEVGLLWKADNLDIPDSYKLAKSRFLSLEKKMLKDSCYAERYRRNIHDMLSKGYAEPCLSSPELERPLWYLSHFGVINPNKPNKLRTVHDAAAKSHGVSLNSLLLTGPDLLQPLLGILMRFREGKIALNADIREMFPQIKIIERDRDAQRFLWRDTPNEPIRTFRMSSMIFGAASSPFTAIYVKNKNALEWQETYPDAARAIVYDHYMDDCITSLDDVCDAAKLAADIYTIHSRAGFEMRGWTSNDPLALSLLPKESLLEATTIKDVDIDLGRLATPVRTLGLIWQPAHDVIGFNTGVKKEAGLPDKFTKREVLVHVMRIYDPLGILAPIVVRGRIMFQDAWRKGLDWDQELPQGDCAAWKLWT
- the LOC141445039 gene encoding uncharacterized protein (The sequence of the model RefSeq protein was modified relative to this genomic sequence to represent the inferred CDS: added 60 bases not found in genome assembly) → MGDGVTSVAGQQESSSSAQPSADPPFRHQESSSSVQRSADPPLHAAQSAPSRTSSGATSRSTIVARQLEAQALHARRLADIENERERLEAERQAAAAERQAAEAERERHVAELELKASLAAIEAGASQRGGSRGTRSRASVQDWVNNVIPNPTEQHLLSANPPFRFDDTVVQCATQGPRAPRGLGAAACDRSPQQYRPEDGGVTRLVNSLEKLINKVNSPVTKTDLPTFDGKSYLDWLALKRAYENTAQGLSASDNLTRLSCALRGAAREAVAGLLAAARAPAAVLAALDARFGRPELVVMHEVAAVRALPKVNYDGKDLAIFASRVRNCVEVIRLLNQPDYLCSPELFQALWSKLPLLLRPRWLDYAHSCVDCVSKIEMFADFLSREVDLQYRFGGVMDYTSPGAARQTAYRDRCAGKREPEKELEAQRWIEAV